GCCTTGGTGCGTCGAACCTGCATTCCGAGGCTGAGAATTTCGGCTTCAACCAGGTGCCCCCGATCGATTTACCTGGTGCCGCCGCATCAACCTTTCCACCGACCTCGTTCTTCTCGCAGAATCTTCCCCAACTCGCGTTTTCGGCCATCGGCCAGGGTGATGACCAGGCGACGGCGCTCCAAATGGCGCTGGTGGGTGCCGGTATCGCCAATGACGGCTCCATCATGGCCCCTCACCTGCTTTCACGGATCATCTCAAGTCAAGACTCCACGGTCTTGTCGTACCAGCCAAAGGTTTGGAAGGTGGCTACGTCCCCATCGACGGCGGCAAAAGTCGCACAGCTCATGGTCGGTGTCGTGAAGAACGGTACCGCCACAGGGATCGCCCTTCCTGGTATCGAGATCGCTGCCAAGACCGGAACGGCGCAGACGACCTTGACCCGGCACTCGAATATTGTCGGCCAATCCGATAACTGGATGGTGGCATTCGCTCCGGTGCAAGATCCAAAGATCGCCATCGCGGTGGTTGTCCCCAAACAGGCGGGCCTCTCGGCCAACCCCACCGGGGCACAATACGCAGGCCCAGTCGTTAAGGCGATGATTGCAGCAGCGTTAGGAGTCAAACCGTGAAAGCTGGCTTAGATGACTGAAAACCCACAGGGTCAAACCTTCGGGACTCGCTACCGTCCTGAACGACTCATCGCTCGAGGCGGTATGGCCGATGTGTATGAGGCGCGAGACCTTCTATTGGACCGGCTCGTGGCGCTCAAGGTACTTTTCCCTGAGCTCTCGACGAACCCAACCTTCGTGGAGCGCTTTCGGCGTGAGGCGCAGTCGGCTGCCGCCCTATCGCACCCAAATATCGTGTCGGTGTATGACTGGGGGCCAGCAAACTCGACATACTTCATCGCAATGGAGCTCGTGACAGGCTCAACGCTTGCCGATGTAATCCGAGAGTCTGGTATGGTCGCTCCAGGACGTGCGGCCGTTATCGGAGCAGACGTTGCATTGGCGCTCGCTTTTGCCCATCGACATGGGGTTGTGCATCGCGATATCAAGCCGTCGAACGTGCTGCTCACCGAGGATGGGATGGTCAAAGTCGCAGACTTCGGGATTGCGCGGGCGGTGACTAACGATGAGGACCTCACCCAGACTGGGGCCGTGCTCGGCACTGCCACCTACATCTCGCCAGAGCAGGCTCGCGGGGAGGATCTCGATGGACGAAGCGACGTCTACTCGCTCGGCATCGTGCTCTACGAGATGCTCACCGGTACCGCCCCGTTCCTCGCTGAGACCCCGATCGCCGTTGCCTACAAACACGTCACTGAGCGACCCGCAGCTCCGCGTTCGGTCAACCCTGCCATCCCGCCGGCCCTCGAGACGATCGTGTTGAAATGCCTCCAGAAGGATCGTGTCAATCGATACAGTGATGCCGGTGAACTTCGCTCTGATCTGCTCCGTTTTCTCGATGATCGCCCCATTCATGCCGGGACGGTCGAGATGGCAAGTGTTGTGGCCGCCGACGCCACCATCGTCGCCAAGCCGGTGACCAACACCGGGCCACGGACACAGTTCATCACGGCGATCGAATCCACCTCGTCGATTCCGGTGGTGAGCGCACCCCCGACCAAACGGCGCCACCGCGTATGGCCATGGGTCCTGCTCGTGATCGTGATCCTCCTCTTGGCGGGTGCAGGTGTTCTCTTTGGCAAGCGACTGCTTGCCTCGCAGGCTAAACCCAAACCGACAACGGTCGCCAGCGTCTTGGTACCGAACGTAACGGGAGCTGGTGAGCAAGGCGCCACCTCGGCGTTGAGCCGAGCTGGTTTGCAGTCAAATGTCGAGTTCAGGAATTCGTCTCAGTCATCGGGTACCGTCATCGGCGAGTCACCTCGGGGTGGATCACATGCCAAGAAGGGCTCAACGGTGACGCTGGTCGTCTCCAGTGGCCCTTCGGCAGTAACGGTACCGGACGTCAAAGGGCAGTCGTCGTCGAATGCGGAGTCGACGTTGCTCGCTAAAGGGTTCAACGTCTCGACCAACTACAAGCACGCATCGGCCTCGCAAGGCACCGTTATTGGCGAATCACCTAGTGCTGGTCAGTCGGTCGCGAAGGGCTCAACGGTTATCTTGACGGTCTCAAGCGGGCCATCGCAGTTGACCGTACCCAACGTCGCCGGTGAGAGCGTTGCCACAGCGTCGAACAAACTTGGTGCAGATGGGCTACAGGTGGGTACCGTCACCTATCAGGCCAGCTCCACCGTCGCTAACGGGGATGTAATATCGACCTCTCCCACGTCTGGGTCACAGGTTGCTCCCAATAGCTCGGTGAATTTGATCGTCTCGTCGGGGAGCACCACTGCTGTTCCCAATGTCGCTGGAGACACGGTGTCGGCGGCCACGACCGCACTACAGAATGCCGGGTTTACGGTCGCTTCGCAGAACCAATACCAGTCCAGTTCGACGGTCGCCAGTGGCGACGTCATTGGGACGACCCCTGCCGCTGGGACACAGGAGCCAGCCGGTACCTCGATCACCCTAACGGTCTCGAGCGGTTCGTCCCCGAGCGGTCCGAGCGCGCCAGGCTCCGGATCACCACCAGCCGCAGGTTAGTCAATCCCTGCCGCCCTCAACGGCTTGAAGTTGGTCACAAGTCGTTGGGCGCGAAGTGCTCGATTATGAGTAGCTGGTAGAGAATGGTCGCCCGGGGTTATTGATCGAGGAAGTTGCCGATCATGCGTAGTCCATCGTCCGAGAGGATGGACTCAGGGTGGAACTGGACACCCTCGATAGGGAGCGATCGATGGCGTAGCCCCATGATGACCCCGTCGTTGGTGCGACTCGTGACAAGTAGGTCCTCGGGAACGGTTGTGGGATCGACAACCAACGAGTGATAACGGGTGACGGTTACATGGGGGGCCAGTCCCCGGTAGACGCCAGCCCCGTCGTGGGTGATTACTGACGTTCTCCCATGCATCACCGTCCTGGCCCGGATGACGTTGGCACCAAAAAACTCACCTATGAGTTGGTGCCCTAAGCAGACGCCGAGTATTGGGGTGTCTGGCCGGCTGTTGAGGACGGCGATACCACCGAGTGATGTGGAGGGTTGTCCCGGTCCAGGTGAGATGATGATCGCGTCTGGCGAACCGATCAAGCTGGGATCTCGGGCGATCAAATCCTGTCTGATCACCCTAGGGCTCCCCCCTAGCTCACCAACGTATTGGGCGAGATTGTAGACGAACGAATCGAAGTTGTCGATGACGAGGACGTTGTGGAGCATCCCCACCATCGTAGCTACACTAGGAGGCGTGGCTCGCCAGAAAAAGTCAAAGCACCCCCAGGGAGGCCGGTATACGCCACCGAAACCTCGGCCCGAGGAGTCCAAGAGCAACCTGATCTATCTGATCCTGTTTATCGGGTTGGGGCTCGCGGGTGCGTTGATGATCATCCTCAACTTTTTGTTGGTGCTGCCGGGATCGCAAAGTGGCTGGTACACCATCGGAGGTTTGGTGCTGCTGGCAGGCTGTTTCTACGCAGCGACAAAATATCATTGACGGGGCATACGCAGTGATATCGACTATCCATGTCCCTCAACGGTTGGGATGCGAAAACACGATGATGGTTGTGTACCTCGCGTTATTCGGATCTCGCGCCACTAACTGGGTTCGTCTCAACAGTGGAAGGACGAGCGAACGAGGGGTGCTTGGCAATTGCGGGCGCCCCTCGGTCGCCGTGGCGCGTTAAAAGTTGTAGCGGCCATGGGCCGACAAAATACGTCGACACATCAGCCTTGTGCTTGGTCGCCGGTTAACCTAAGCGCTCGATGATGTAGGCATTAGCCATGCCGCCACCTTCACACATCGTCTGGAGCCCGTAACGCCCACCAGTGCGCTCGAGTTCGTTGACGAGGGTGGCGAGCAACCGAGTTCCTGACGCTCCCAAGGGATGCCCAAGGGCGATGGCTCCTCCGTTGACGTTGACCCGATCGGGGTCGGGACGAAGTTCGTGTTCCCAGGCAAGGACAACCGAGGCAAAGGCCTCATTGATCTCGATCAGATCGATCTGATCGAGGGTGAGCTTGGCGTTGTCGAGCACCCGTTCGGTGGCGGGGATGGGGGCTGTCAACATCATGATGGGGTCGGCCCCGACCACGGTGAAGGAGACAAAACGTGCGCGAGGGGTGAGTTCGAGTTGGGCAGCTCGCTCGCCGCTCATGATGAGCGCTGCTGAGGCACCGTCGGTAATCTGTGAGGAGTTGCCAGCGGTGATCTTGCCATCTTCCTTGAAGGCCGGTCTGAGACCGCCCAGTGCCTCAAGGGTTGTGTTAGGGCGGATTCCCTCGTCGACGTCAAGGATGGTGCCCACAGGGTTGCCATTGGCATCTTTGATCTCGATCGCCAGGAGTTCGTTCTTGAATCTCCCATCGTTCGTCGCTTGGGCAGCACGTTGCTGGCTTCGAAGGGCATACTGATCCAGATCGTCGCGGCTTAACCCCCATTTTTCGGCGATCAGCTCGGCGGAGAGTCCTTGATGAATTAGGCCACCGCGGTCCTGGTAACGTGCCCCAAGGATTGGACCAAAGGGGACCCCGGGACCCTGTCCCATGGACGATCCCATCGGCACTCGGCTCATAGACTCTACGCCACCGGCGATAACGATGTCAGCAGCGCCAGCGAGGATGGCCTGAGCCCCAAATGCAGCCGCCTGCTGGGACGAACCGCACTGACGGTCGACGGTGGTGCCGGGGACCGATTCTGGAAGATGGGCAGCAAGGGCTGCGTTCCTGGCAATGTTGGCTGACTGCTCGCCTACTTGACTCACGCATCCAAAGATAACATCGTCGATCTGGGCGGGGTCGAACGCATTACGTTCGAGCAATCCTTGGATGGCGAAAGCCGCCAAGTCAACGGCGTGCCATCCTGTGAGGCTCCCGTTGCGCTTGCCTCCCGGCGTGCGAACGACATCGACGATAACAGCATCTCGCATGGCTGATCCTTTCATTCCTTATAGGTCCACTGTAGCTGCATGAGTCCATGCGTGCATGGCACCAGTCCTAGCGACGTCGAGGTTGCTCTCAGTCGACGACGAGTGGCGTTATTCGAAAACTTTCGACATCGATCAGGCCCTGGTCGGTTAGCTTGAGCGACGGTATGACCGATAGCCCGAGGAACGAAAGGGTCATGAACGGTGCCTCAAGCTCAGAGCCGAGGGCCGTCCGAATGGTGTCGTGGGTGCTCGCGACCTGTTGGCCCAGGATGTCGGCACCGATGTTGTTCATCAAGCCAGCGATTGGCAGCGCCACCTCGGCAATGATCTTGCCATCGAGGCAAACGACCTGACCACCGCCGATCGAGGCGACATAGTTGGCAGCGGTTGCCATGTCTTGGCGGCCCTGCTCGGAATTGGCGCCGACGATCATGAGATTGTGGGCGTCATGAGCAACCGTTGAGGCGATCGCTCCCCGACGGAGACCGAAGCCCAGCAGGTAACCATGCCCACTGCGTCCAGTTGCGTGGTGTCGCTCGATGACGGTGAGCTGGTTGAGGGCTGGGTCATCGTCAACGAACGTGACCAACCGGGATTTGGTGGCGAGCGAATGTTCCACAACCTCGATGGCCCGAATCGTTTGGCCCGCTTGCACCGAGGTCGCAAACGAGTCTGCATCCAGCGCTGATGGCAGATGCACGGAGTTCAGTAGAGCTTTGGGTGGTGGCATCTGACGAAGCGGAATCACCATGGAGCCCTTACGGGCTACGATTGTGCCTCTTTGTACGACCATGTCCGGCATAAGGTGATCCATTGAGGCGTAGATATTGAGGTCTGCCTGATATCCAGGCGCCACAATGCCAAGGTGTCGAAAGCCGTGGTACTCCGCCGCGTTGAGGGTCGCCATCACCAGCGCGTCTTCGAGGGAGATGCCAGCGTCGCGGGCAACGTCGATGCAATGATTGACGTGCCCACGTGAGACGATGAGGTCGGGTTCTCGGTCGTCACTGCAGAGTGCGACGCGACTCGTTCCGGCCTCGATGACCGTTTGAGCGAGGGTAGCGAGATTTTGACTCGCCGATCCGTGACGCAGAAAGACCCACATTCCCTTTCGTCGTTTTTCGACGACCTCTTCGTAGGTGAACATCTCGTGATCTGATTCGATCCCTGCACATAGATAGGCGTCGAGGTCGTGACTGGTGAGCCCAGGTGCATGCCCATCGACGCGTGCATGACCAGCGGCCGCGATTTTGGCTAGTAGCTCCGGATCCCCTGCAATGACGCCGGGGAAGTTCATCACCTCGGCCAGGCCGATGCCGTTCGCATCAGCGAGCAACCAACGGATGTCGTCGAGGTCGAACGTCGCGCCAGGGCTCTCGAACCTCGAGGCAGGCACGCATGACGAGGCCGAGAATCCAAAGGTGAACGGCAGGCCGCGGGCGGCTTCGATCATGGCGCTGACGCCTATGTGTCCCATCACGTTTGCCATTTCGTGTGGATCGTTGGCGACGGCGGTCGTTCCCCATGGGAGCACCGCGGCCACGAAGTCTGGAATCCAGAGTTTGGTCGACTCAATATGCATGTGGGCATCGATGAAGCTCGGCGTAGCCCAGGCACCATCGAGGTCGAGTACTTCGATGGCGTCACGGGCTCCCCACCCGATCACCGTGCCGTCTGCGATGGCGACATCGGTGGTAAGCCACTCCTTGGTGGTGGGTACAAACAGGCGTAGTCCGCGCAGTAATAGATCGGCTGGGAGGTCGCCTCGCGCCTTTGCGATGAGGTCCCCAGAGTGGCGGCGGTAGCTTTCGAACACTGTTTTAGTGTAGTTGGGGCTAAATGACCATACGAGGTTGTTGAGGTTCATCAAGGCGTCACCGATCTTGACCACAAGATCCGGTACGCTGGTGTCGGCATTGGTTGGGGGTTCTGGTCTGGAGGGTGTCGTGAAGAAAGCGTTGGAGGTACCTGTCGCCGAGGCAGGAACGCTCATCGAGACGAGGGGGATCGATTTCGTTCCCGAAGCCGAGCGATGGGCTCGCCCTCGTGACCTGTTTTGGATGTGGGCGGGGGCTCTCTTCAACGTCGAATACGTGGTCTACGGCGCCCTCGCGATGAGCTTTGGCCTTTCGTTTGCTCAGGCAGTTGGGATTATCTTGATCGGCAACCTCTCATTTTTCCTTCTTGGTCTCACCAGTCTGCAGGGGCCGGATGCCGGGACGACCACCTTCACGATCAACCGGGCGGCCTTTGGTCCAAATGGCTCCAAGTTGTTGTCGCTGTTTAACTGGTTGACCCAAGTCGGCTTTGAGACCGAGGGCCTTGCCTTGATTGTGCTCGCAGCGATTGCGCTGTTTCACCAGGGTGGTATCGACGCTGGCACCGGGCTCAAGATCGTCTTCATCCTCATCGCGGCGATGATCCAATTGATCCTGCCCCTGTTTGGCCACGGTGCCATCCTCCGCACCATGCGAATCTTGTCGGTTCCATTTCTTATCCTGTTCGCCCTGATGGCCGGCCTCTCGGTGGGCAAGCTGAATGTGCATTCAGTGGCGCACGGAGCGAGCTGGCAGGTGATGTTTGCTGTTCTCGCGGTCATCATTTCGGCATCTGGACTCGGTTGGACAGAGAACGGAAATGACTTTTCACGTTATCTTCCTAAGACCGCTTCCAAGCCCAAGACGGTGATCTGGGTATTTCTCGGAACAGCGATCCCCTCGATACTTCTGATGGTCTTGGGGGCGGCAATCTTTACGTTTGTGCCGAGTGCAACCAACCCGATTAGCGGGTTGCCGCACGCCTTCCCTGCGTGGTTCTTAACGCCCTATCTGTTGATCGCGATACTGCAACTATTCGCCATCAACAGCCTGGATCTCTACTCTTCTGGGGTGACGCTTCAGGCGCTTGGGCTCAAGCTCACCCGCCTGCAGGCGGTAGTTCTGGACACCGTGATCTGCGCGGCCCTCACGGCTTATGCCACCTTCTCGAATAGCTTCAATACGTTGCTTGGCGACTTCGTCCTCTTCATCATCGTCTGGGTTGCTCCATGGACGGCGATCTACCTCACGGACTGGCTCCTCCGCCGGCGTCGATACGACGCCGAAGCGTTGCACGCCGAGAGGGGGGGTCTGTATTGGTCCAAGAACGGCGTACACTGGCCCGCCATCATCGCCCAGGTGCTCGGCATGCTCGCTTCGCTGGCCGCTATCAACACCACGATCTTCGTCGGGCCCCTGTCGAAGGCAAGCGGAGGAGCCGACTTCTCAGTTTTCACCGGCATTATCGTCGCTGGCGTCGTCTACTGGCTCCTCGCTCACAACTCAGTCCGAGTTCAGCCGTCGGCGGACGCCCGTTCTGATGCGTTCGACGATAGCACCGCATGATTTCACGGCACCCCGACGCGGGCGTTCACGGGCGTAGCCATTAAAGGGCATGTCCATGGATGGTCTAGCATCGTCATCTGAACACGATCGGCTCTGGCTTGATCGGCTCTGGCTGGAACTGGCATGGGCTTAATGACTGGGGCTTGCAGAGTCTGATTGTGACAGGTCTGATTGTGACAGGTCTGATTGTGACAGGTCTGCTTGTGACAGGTCTGCTTGTGACAGGTCTGCTTGTGACAGGTCTGCTTGTGACCCAGCGACTACCAGCCGCTGGCTGATTTCGACGACGAACTCGAACTCGATGAGGTGGTCGAGGCGTAGGTGGAGCCTCCACCGGAGGAGGTAATCGGCTTGCCGGATGGGCTAATCACGTACCAATAACCGCCAAAGGCGTTGATGCCTTCGCCAGTGATTTGGTGTGGACCACTATCGCTCGCAAAGGTGTACAGAGGATGTCCATCGTAGGTGACCTGCTTCTGGCCGTTGGATCGGGTGATTGTTCCCACGAGTTTGGACGATGCTCCCCCGGAGACCGAAGGCGTGCCGGTTACGGGAGGCCACGCTTTGGCACAGGCTCCGGTGCAGTTTGATTTGCCCTTGGTATCCGCGGTGAAGATGTAGTAGGTCTGTCCGGCCTTCGAGGTGAGGATGGTGCCATATCCCGATGAACTCGACGTGGCTACGGTTGCGCCTGTGCTGACCGTGGATGCGTTGGAACTCTTGGTCGACGTGCTAGACGCTGTCGACTTGGTCGAATTCGATGACGAACTCGTCGTGGAACTTGACGAGCCACACGCCGCCAATGTCAAACCAGCAAGACCTAAACTCACGACCGCTAATCGAATGTTCATCGTTACTTCCTCCCCTAGTGCCATTTTCAATGGCCGTGGTGACCATCTCAACGCTTGACCCAACAAGGTCAGCCGGTTTCTATTCCTCATGAAACATCGCGAAGGGACGCGATTGCTCAGAGGTGCCTTAGGATTTGTGGGGTAGGAGGTAATTATGCAAGCTCCTCGCCCTATGAGAGGAATGAGAGATATCCTGCCCGGTGAAGCCGGTGTCAGGTTGCACACACTGCAGGTCATTCGCGATGCCTACCGTCAGCATGGGTTCTTTGAGATTGAGACCCCCATCGTCGAGACGATGGAGACGTTGACGAGTTCTGGTGCAGGCGAGAATGAGAAGCTGATGTTCAAGGTCTTAAAACGTGGCGAACGGCTCGATGCCGCGCTCGGGGGATCTGAGGATGATCTCGTCGATGCGGCCCTGCGTTTTGATCTCACCGTGCCACTTGCTCGCTTCTATTCGATCAACCAGTCAAAGCTTCCCAAACCGTTTTATGCCATGCAACTCGGTCCAGTGTTTCGGGCGGAGCGGCCACAACGCGGGCGCTTTCGCCAGTTCATGCAAACCGACATCGATGTATTGGGGGATTCGAGCTATCTCGCCGAGGTGCAGCTGTTAATCGCAGCCACCTCGGCGTTGCACAAGATCGGGCTTGAGGGCTTTGAGATTCATCTCAATGATCGCAGGATTCTGGAGTCTATTCTCCACAAGCTCGAGATCCCTGATGATCGTCACATGGCGGCGATGATCGCGCTCGACAAGCTCGATAAACAGAGTGTGCCCGACGTGATTGCTGACTTGGAGTCCAAGGGGATCGAGGGTGATCGCGGTAGACAGCTGGTAAACGTGCTTGGACAACTCAGCGATGCGTCGAACCTCAAGGCCCTTACCGATCTCGGCGTTCCCAAGGAGCTCAGCGCTAATCTGGGGTTGATTCAACAGCATGTGGGGACATCGGTACGAGATGTTCCGGTTGTCTTTGATCCCTTGATCGTCCGAGGGATCGGCTATTACACCTCGACGGTCTACGAGATTGTCCACCCTCGGTGGGCTGGTTCCATCGGTGGCGGTGGACGCTACGATCAGTTGTTGACACGCTTTGGGGCCGAAGCTCCGGCCTGTGGCGTTTCATTGGGGTTTGAGCGGGTCGTTGGACTCGTTGAGGAGCTGGGTCTCTTGCGTGCGACTGGGTCACGCAGACTGACCGTAATTTTTGAACCGGACCATCAGATCGCCGAGGCGCTGAGCAAAGCGCGCTATTTTCGTCGTGAGGGCTTTCTCGTCACGCTTTTGGCGCACCAGAGTGGCGCTCGCTCGCCAATGAAGCGCCTCGCGCTCGCTGCTGAAGAGCTCAAGGCTGAGGGGTCGGTCGATAGTTTTTACTACTTCACCGTCGGAGCCGATGAGGCCCCCAGACTCCTAATGCAGTGATTTCAATTGACATTAGGCCACCTCTAGGTGCGATGATGTCCAGCTGAGGGGTCGACTGTACGTAGACATAGAACGACTGGCAAAGAAATTTGCGGGTTTTTCTCGTTACGCCTACACGGCGCCACTATGTTCTGATATAGTTGATCCTGCGTCAGTTCGACGTCTGCTCGAATTCAATTGTGATTCGGGCGCCTGTAAGCTACCTGTAAGGGGGAGTAGATGCGAAAGAGATTGGTTCGTCACGCGGTGACTCTGGGAGCAGTGGGTGCGTTGGGCCTTACAACGATGGCGATGGCGTCACCGGCAGCGTCGTTGACCGCTGCGCAGGCTCCGGTGCCGAAGGTTAGTGTACCTGGCGGACTTGCGCCAGCAATTGCCGCCAAGGCGAAGCCGATGGGTACGACGGCTGGCTCGACCCAAATGCGGGTTTCCTTCATTCTCACAGGCCGGGATATCACAGCGCTTGAGAACAAGGTTGATGTGGGCTGGAAGGGCGCCTACCTGACGCCAGCGCAGTTTGCGCGGCAATACGGCCAGACCCCTCACTATGTTAACGAGCTCATCGCTTATCTTAAGTCATTTGGCATCCATGCCCAAGTCATGGCTGATATGCTTGATGTTACGTCGCAGGGCACGGCGGCACAATATCAGAACGCACTTTCGGTGCTGTTCAACAACTACGAGGTTCCAGCATCAGCGGTGGCGCCGGCAGGCGCTCAGGCCGGTCCGAGTCAAGTCCAGCATGTCTT
This sequence is a window from Ferrimicrobium sp.. Protein-coding genes within it:
- a CDS encoding thiolase family protein, with translation MRDAVIVDVVRTPGGKRNGSLTGWHAVDLAAFAIQGLLERNAFDPAQIDDVIFGCVSQVGEQSANIARNAALAAHLPESVPGTTVDRQCGSSQQAAAFGAQAILAGAADIVIAGGVESMSRVPMGSSMGQGPGVPFGPILGARYQDRGGLIHQGLSAELIAEKWGLSRDDLDQYALRSQQRAAQATNDGRFKNELLAIEIKDANGNPVGTILDVDEGIRPNTTLEALGGLRPAFKEDGKITAGNSSQITDGASAALIMSGERAAQLELTPRARFVSFTVVGADPIMMLTAPIPATERVLDNAKLTLDQIDLIEINEAFASVVLAWEHELRPDPDRVNVNGGAIALGHPLGASGTRLLATLVNELERTGGRYGLQTMCEGGGMANAYIIERLG
- the ade gene encoding adenine deaminase, whose amino-acid sequence is MVKIGDALMNLNNLVWSFSPNYTKTVFESYRRHSGDLIAKARGDLPADLLLRGLRLFVPTTKEWLTTDVAIADGTVIGWGARDAIEVLDLDGAWATPSFIDAHMHIESTKLWIPDFVAAVLPWGTTAVANDPHEMANVMGHIGVSAMIEAARGLPFTFGFSASSCVPASRFESPGATFDLDDIRWLLADANGIGLAEVMNFPGVIAGDPELLAKIAAAGHARVDGHAPGLTSHDLDAYLCAGIESDHEMFTYEEVVEKRRKGMWVFLRHGSASQNLATLAQTVIEAGTSRVALCSDDREPDLIVSRGHVNHCIDVARDAGISLEDALVMATLNAAEYHGFRHLGIVAPGYQADLNIYASMDHLMPDMVVQRGTIVARKGSMVIPLRQMPPPKALLNSVHLPSALDADSFATSVQAGQTIRAIEVVEHSLATKSRLVTFVDDDPALNQLTVIERHHATGRSGHGYLLGFGLRRGAIASTVAHDAHNLMIVGANSEQGRQDMATAANYVASIGGGQVVCLDGKIIAEVALPIAGLMNNIGADILGQQVASTHDTIRTALGSELEAPFMTLSFLGLSVIPSLKLTDQGLIDVESFRITPLVVD
- a CDS encoding cytosine permease, translated to MTTRSGTLVSALVGGSGLEGVVKKALEVPVAEAGTLIETRGIDFVPEAERWARPRDLFWMWAGALFNVEYVVYGALAMSFGLSFAQAVGIILIGNLSFFLLGLTSLQGPDAGTTTFTINRAAFGPNGSKLLSLFNWLTQVGFETEGLALIVLAAIALFHQGGIDAGTGLKIVFILIAAMIQLILPLFGHGAILRTMRILSVPFLILFALMAGLSVGKLNVHSVAHGASWQVMFAVLAVIISASGLGWTENGNDFSRYLPKTASKPKTVIWVFLGTAIPSILLMVLGAAIFTFVPSATNPISGLPHAFPAWFLTPYLLIAILQLFAINSLDLYSSGVTLQALGLKLTRLQAVVLDTVICAALTAYATFSNSFNTLLGDFVLFIIVWVAPWTAIYLTDWLLRRRRYDAEALHAERGGLYWSKNGVHWPAIIAQVLGMLASLAAINTTIFVGPLSKASGGADFSVFTGIIVAGVVYWLLAHNSVRVQPSADARSDAFDDSTA
- a CDS encoding ATP phosphoribosyltransferase regulatory subunit; this encodes MRDILPGEAGVRLHTLQVIRDAYRQHGFFEIETPIVETMETLTSSGAGENEKLMFKVLKRGERLDAALGGSEDDLVDAALRFDLTVPLARFYSINQSKLPKPFYAMQLGPVFRAERPQRGRFRQFMQTDIDVLGDSSYLAEVQLLIAATSALHKIGLEGFEIHLNDRRILESILHKLEIPDDRHMAAMIALDKLDKQSVPDVIADLESKGIEGDRGRQLVNVLGQLSDASNLKALTDLGVPKELSANLGLIQQHVGTSVRDVPVVFDPLIVRGIGYYTSTVYEIVHPRWAGSIGGGGRYDQLLTRFGAEAPACGVSLGFERVVGLVEELGLLRATGSRRLTVIFEPDHQIAEALSKARYFRREGFLVTLLAHQSGARSPMKRLALAAEELKAEGSVDSFYYFTVGADEAPRLLMQ
- a CDS encoding aminodeoxychorismate/anthranilate synthase component II, which produces MLHNVLVIDNFDSFVYNLAQYVGELGGSPRVIRQDLIARDPSLIGSPDAIIISPGPGQPSTSLGGIAVLNSRPDTPILGVCLGHQLIGEFFGANVIRARTVMHGRTSVITHDGAGVYRGLAPHVTVTRYHSLVVDPTTVPEDLLVTSRTNDGVIMGLRHRSLPIEGVQFHPESILSDDGLRMIGNFLDQ
- the pknB gene encoding Stk1 family PASTA domain-containing Ser/Thr kinase, which produces MTENPQGQTFGTRYRPERLIARGGMADVYEARDLLLDRLVALKVLFPELSTNPTFVERFRREAQSAAALSHPNIVSVYDWGPANSTYFIAMELVTGSTLADVIRESGMVAPGRAAVIGADVALALAFAHRHGVVHRDIKPSNVLLTEDGMVKVADFGIARAVTNDEDLTQTGAVLGTATYISPEQARGEDLDGRSDVYSLGIVLYEMLTGTAPFLAETPIAVAYKHVTERPAAPRSVNPAIPPALETIVLKCLQKDRVNRYSDAGELRSDLLRFLDDRPIHAGTVEMASVVAADATIVAKPVTNTGPRTQFITAIESTSSIPVVSAPPTKRRHRVWPWVLLVIVILLLAGAGVLFGKRLLASQAKPKPTTVASVLVPNVTGAGEQGATSALSRAGLQSNVEFRNSSQSSGTVIGESPRGGSHAKKGSTVTLVVSSGPSAVTVPDVKGQSSSNAESTLLAKGFNVSTNYKHASASQGTVIGESPSAGQSVAKGSTVILTVSSGPSQLTVPNVAGESVATASNKLGADGLQVGTVTYQASSTVANGDVISTSPTSGSQVAPNSSVNLIVSSGSTTAVPNVAGDTVSAATTALQNAGFTVASQNQYQSSSTVASGDVIGTTPAAGTQEPAGTSITLTVSSGSSPSGPSAPGSGSPPAAG